The proteins below come from a single Halothiobacillus neapolitanus c2 genomic window:
- a CDS encoding class I SAM-dependent methyltransferase: MSLPGQENEARIIGSWQRNADPWIAVLQERRIESRRITDQAIIDRILAHKPGSVLDIGCGEGWLLRALKQTGINAVGVDAVPRLVEAARGAGSADAHCLTYADLARGALPGRFDAVVCNFSLLGEQSVDALMAAMPSLLQPGGVLIIQTVHPVMVCGDAPYQDGWRTGSWAGLASEVIADFAEPPPWYFRTLSGWMRLMIQHGATIKSLSEPVHPVTGQPVSVLFVCGFDSNGTEKP; this comes from the coding sequence ATGAGCTTGCCCGGACAGGAAAATGAAGCGCGGATTATCGGGTCATGGCAACGCAATGCCGATCCGTGGATTGCCGTGTTGCAGGAACGTCGCATCGAGAGCCGACGGATCACCGATCAGGCGATCATCGACCGCATCCTCGCGCACAAACCCGGATCGGTGTTGGACATCGGTTGTGGCGAAGGCTGGCTTCTGCGTGCGCTCAAGCAGACGGGTATCAATGCCGTCGGCGTGGATGCCGTGCCCCGGTTGGTCGAGGCCGCGCGTGGGGCCGGCTCAGCCGACGCGCACTGCCTGACCTATGCCGACCTCGCCCGGGGCGCGTTGCCTGGCCGTTTCGATGCGGTCGTGTGCAACTTCTCCCTGCTGGGCGAACAGTCGGTGGATGCGCTTATGGCCGCTATGCCATCACTGCTCCAGCCGGGTGGTGTGTTGATCATTCAGACCGTGCATCCGGTCATGGTCTGTGGCGATGCGCCCTATCAGGACGGCTGGCGCACCGGTTCGTGGGCCGGCCTCGCATCCGAGGTGATCGCGGACTTTGCCGAACCGCCACCCTGGTATTTCAGAACGCTGTCCGGCTGGATGCGTCTTATGATCCAACACGGCGCTACGATCAAGTCCCTGAGCGAACCGGTGCATCCGGTCACGGGTCAGCCCGTATCCGTTCTGTTCGTCTGCGGCTTTGACTCGAACGGTACTGAAAAGCCCTAG